Below is a window of Agrobacterium vitis DNA.
AATCGATGGGACGATCCGGCTGGGCCGCGACTACAAGAACAAGCGTCGCGTTATCATCGAGCCGGCGGAAGACGGTGTCGAGCCTGTCGAATACCTGATCCCGAAGGGCAAGCCCTTCCATCTTCAGGAAGGCGACTATATCGAAAAGGGTGACTATATCCTCGACGGTAATCCGGCTCCGCACGATATTCTGGCGATCAAGGGTGTCGAAGCGCTGGCAAGCTACCTGGTCAACGAAATCCAGGAAGTTTATCGCTTGCAGGGCGTTGTGATCAACGACAAGCACATCGAGGTGATCGTTCGCCAGATGCTGCAGAAGGTCGAAATCACCGACAGCGGCGACAGCCAGTATATCGTGGGCGACAATGTCGACCGTATCGAGCTGGACGAAGCCAACGAGCGTCTGGTTGAAGAAGGCAAGAAGCCAGCCTTTGGCGATCCGGTATTGCTCGGTATTACCAAGGCCTCGCTGCAGACGCCGTCGTTCATCTCGGCTGCGTCCTTCCAGGAAACCACCAAGGTTCTCACGGAAGCGGCAATTGCTGGCAAGACCGATACGCTGCAAGGCCTGAAGGAAAACGTCATCGTCGGTCGTCTGATCCCGGCCGGTACCGGTGGTACCATGACGCAGATTCGCCGTATCGCTACCTCGCGGGACGACCTCATTCTCGAGGAACGTCGCAAGGGAACCGGTGCGGATCTCGCAACCCCGATGCTGCGCGACATGGCAGGCGAGGGTGCTCCTGCCGCCGAATAATCGGTGCAGAGCGATTGAAATAAAAAAGCCGTCCGGAGCGATCCGGGCGGCTTTTACGTTTTCATGATGTTTGCCAGACAGAGAGGTCAAAATCAGCCTCCAGGAATGACAAATTCTAGAGCATCGTATAGAAAATCGGAACCAGCACGATGCTCTAAGTTTTTGCTTGCGCATCGGATTTATCCGAAAACCGGTTCCCACTGTTCGGTCCGATGCTCTAGGGCAGCAGGGACAGGGCAGCCCCATGCTCATAGCCAAGACGGTGACTTGCTTCGTCTCGGGTTAACCAGAAGAAGGAAAATTGCACTGGATCGCCACCGCCATGGGGCTTTGTTTCGCTGTGAATCCAGCTCTGCGGATAGTGAGTGTGAAGCAAAGGCAGGTGGAAAAAATGGCGTTTGTGGTGGATGGAAACCCCATCTCGAATATCCCGATAATCGACAGAGGTCAGAAAGCGGGGAGGCGAGGGACAGGCAAAGCCCGTCTCCTCCTCGAATTCGCGACAAGCTGCAGCGCTGGGGCTTTCACCGTGTTCAATGGTGCCGCCAGGCACCTGGGGTAGAATATGCGGAAAATCCGGCTCATCGAAAACCAGGAGCCGGTCGCGGTGCGTTGCATAGACAAGGACCTTTTCAATGACATGTCCTGTCATTCATGGCTCACTCAGTTGAAGCGGATGATCGCCACTTCACCTTCGAGCGCGCCTTGATACGCTGAGGCATGCGGCTCGTCGGAAGGGGGCTCGGTCACCATGCCGATCTGGTCCAGGTCGGCCTCCAGGAAGCCCTCCTCGGCCAGTGCATTCAAAGCCTCGCGCACGGCGGAATCGTCATCGGGTGCGCTCAGCAGAATATGCAAGTCGATACCTTCCGTGCCCGTTTCTTCATAGGCCTTGGCAATGATGATGAAGACCATCGGTCCGTCCGAATTATTGTCATTGTCAGGGGTCGAAATCATCAGTCGGTCCTTATGACGGGTCGCCTTTCTTCTGGCTCGAAACAGGCGAGCCGCCAGGTGACCACGATAGCAACGGTTAGAAAGTCTTGTAGACGGGAATCGCCTCGGCACAATAACCTAATCGATAATTTCATCGTTATAGAGCCATCCGCCTTCGTCAAGCTGAAGGCTGGTTGCAAATCCCAAATCGCTCAGCTTCATGTGCAAAAACTGACGTTTGGCAGGCATGAAAACGATTCTTCTATCGCAGGCTGAAAATCGGTAGGCGCAAGGTCGGAATTGGCCGATGACAATTGCATAATCGATCGAAACCCGTCATAACGGCAAATAGGCCGGGACCAAAGCGGCCACAGGGCTTTGGAGAGCTATTAATTTTGCGCCATGGCTTGACGGAACGGGGTGAAAACAGTAGTACGCCCCGCATCGGAGCCAATGCACGGTTATGATTTTCAGGACATATTGTTCTGAAGTTTGCCCCAGGCTTAGGATCCAAACGCACTTTGAAGACATGAATGCTGCACGCATGACGCATTCGCATGCGTCCTCTGCTTTTTGTGGTCCATCCGGAAGCCCGGATCGGGCCACATTTCGCGCATGGCGAAAATTGTGCGAGCGCCGCCGGAAACGGCACAAACGGGCCTGAAAAGGCTCAAGTGACAAGAATTATAAGGGATGGTTCTATGCCTACCGTAAATCAGCTGATCCGCAAGCCGCGTCAGGCGCAGGTAAAGCGCAACAAGGTTCCTGCCTTGCAGGAAAATCCACAGAAGCGCGGCGTTTGCACCCGCGTTTATACAACGACCCCGAAGAAGCCGAACTCGGCTCTGCGTAAGGTTGCCAAGATCCGTTTGACCAATGGCTTCGAAGTCATCGGCTACATTCCGGGTGAAGGCCACAACCTGCAGGAACACTCTGTCGTCATGATCCGTGGCGGCCGCGTAAAGGACTTGCCCGGCGTTCGTTACCACATCATCCGTGGTGTTCTCGATACCCAGGGTGTCAAGAACCGTAAGCAGCGCCGTTCCAAGTATGGTGCAAAGCGTCCGAAGTAAGTCGGAAGCCTTCTTTGAAATTCAGCGCTGCGCGAGGTTCTCCGCGTGATAAAGCGTTCTAACCGTTGAGAGACGAAGTAAAATGTCCCGTCGCCATAAAGCCGAAAAGCGTGAGATCAACCCGGACCCAAAGTTCGGCGATCTGGTCGTCACTAAGTTCATGAACGCCATCATGTTGCACGGCAAGAAGTCCGTTGCTGAAAGCATCGTCTACGGTGCCTTCGATGTCGTTGAAGCCAAGTCCAAGGCAGAGCCGATCGCAATCTTCCATCAGGCGCTTGAAAATGTCGCCCCGCATGTTGAAGTTCGTTCGCGCCGCGTTGGTGGTGCAACATACCAGGTCCCCGTCGACGTCCGTCCGGAGCGCCGCCAGGCGCTCGCCATTCGCTGGCTGATCATCGCCGCCCGCAAGCGCAACGAGACCACCATGGTCGATCGCCTGTCCGGCGAATTGCTTGATGCGTCCAACAATCGCGGCAGCGCTGTCAAGAAGCGTGAAGACACGCACAAGATGGCCGACGCCAACCGCGCCTTCTCGCATTACCGCTGGTAATCTTAGACGATCGAATATCGAAAGGCAGTCCACTATGGCTCGCGAATATAAAATCGAAGACTACCGCAATTTCGGGATCATGGCGCATATCGACGCCGGCAAGACCACGACGACTGAGCGGATTCTCTACTACACCGGCAAGTCGCACAAGATCGGCGAAGTTCATGATGGCGCAGCCACGATGGACTGGATGGAGCAGGAGCAGGAGCGTGGTATCACTATCACCTCTGCTGCGACCACGACCTACTGGAAGGGTCGCGATGGCAAGATGCGCCGTTTCAACATCATCGACACCCCCGGCCACGTCGACTTCACGATTGAAGTCGAACGTTCGCTCCGCGTGCTCGACGGTGCTATCGCACTTCTCGATGCCAACGCCGGTGTTGAGCCGCAGACCGAAACCGTCTGGCGTCAGGCTGAGAAGTACAACGTTCCGCGGATGATTTTCTGCAACAAGATGGACAAGACAGGTGCTGACTTCTACCGTTCGGTAGAAATGATCAAGACCCGTCTCGGTGCCACCGCTGTTGTTATGCAGCTGCCAATCGGCGCTGAAACAGAGTTCAAGGGCGTTGTTGACCTGATCGAGATGAACGCTCTCGTCTGGCGCGATGAATCGCTGGGCGCTGCCTGGGACGTTGTGGAAATCCCCGACGACCTGAAGGAAAAGGCCGTTGAATATCGCGAAAAGCTGATCGAGACCGTTGTCGAGATCGACGAACAGGCGATGGAAGACTACCTGAACGGCATCATGCCTGATAATGACAAGATCCGCGCTCTCGTTCGTCAGGGCACGATTGAAGTCAAGTTCCATCCGATGTTCTGCGGTACGGCCTTTAAGAACAAGGGCGTTCAGCCTTTGCTCGACGCTGTTTGCGAATATTTGCCTTCGCCGCTCGATATCCCTGCCATCAAGGGTATCGACGTCAAGACCGACGCTGAAATCGAACGTCATCCCGATGATGCAGAGCCTTTGTCGATGCTGGCGTTCAAGATCATGAACGACCCCTTCGTCGGTTCGCTGACATTCTGCCGTATCTATTCTGGCAAGCTCGAAAAGGGCGCGTCTGTCATGAACACGGTCAAGGAAAAGCGCGAACGCGTTGGTCGTATGCTCCAGATGCATTCCAACAGCCGTGAAGACATCGAAGAAGCCTTTGCAGGCGACATCGTTGCCCTGGCTGGCCTGAAGGAAAGCACCACGGGCGATACGCTCTGCGATCCCCTGAACCAGGTTATCCTGGAGCGCATGGAATTCCCCGAGCCGGTCATTCAGATCGCCATCGAGCCGAAGACCAAGGGCGACCAGGAAAAGATGGGCCTCGCGCTCAACCGTCTGGCTGCTGAGGACCCGTCCTTCCGCGTCAAGACTGACCAGGAATCCGGCCAGACGATCATCGCCGGCATGGGTGAACTTCACCTCGACATCATCGTCGACCGTATGCGTCGTGAGTTCAAGGTAGAAGCAACTGTCGGCGCGCCGCAGGTTGCCTATCGCGAAACCATTACGCGTCAGCACGAAGAAGACTACACTCACAAAAAGCAGTCTGGTGGTACGGGTCAGTTTGCCCGCGTCAAGATCATCTTCGAACCCAATCCTGAAGGTGATGAGTTCAAGTTCGATTCGAAGATCGTCGGTGGTTCGGTTCCCAAGGAATACATCCCCGGCGTTCAGAAGGGCATCGAAAGCGTTCTGTCTTCCGGTCCGCTGGCTGGCTTCCCGATGCTCGGCGTCAAGGCGACGCTCATCGACGGTGCATACCACGATGTGGACTCGTCGGTTTTGGCCTTCGAAATCGCTTCGCGTGCCTGCTTCCGTGAAGCAGCCAAGAAGGCTGGCGCTCAGTTGCTCGAGCCGATGATGAAGGTGGAAGTCGTGACGCCGGAAGATTACGTCGGTGACGTGATTGGCGACCTGAACTCCCGCCGTGGCCAGATCCAGGGCCAGGAAAGCCGTGGTATTGCCGTTGTCATCAACGCGCATGTACCGTTGGCCAACATGTTCAAATACGTCGACAACCTGCGCTCCATGAGCCAGGGTCGCGCTCAGTACTCGATGGTGTTCGATCACTATTCGCCCGTTCCGAGCAATGTCGCTGCCGAAATTCAGGCAAAGTACTCCGGTCAGAAATGATCGGGGTAGTCCGCCGGAACAGATAACAGGAATTTCCCCCTTCATGGGGATGAGATAATGGAGAGCCGAAAATGGCAAAGAGTAAGTTTGAGCGCAACAAGCCGCACGTTAACATCGGCACGATCGGCCACGTTGACCACGGCAAGACATCGCTGACGGCAGCAATCACGAAGTATTTCGGCGAGTTCAAGGCGTATGACCAAATCGACGCCGCTCCGGAAGAAAAGGCACGTGGTATCACCATTTCGACGGCCCACGTTGAATATGAAACACCTGCCCGTCACTACGCTCACGTTGACTGCCCCGGCCACGCCGACTACGTCAAGAACATGATCACCGGTGCAGCGCAGATGGACGGCGCGATCCTGGTTTGCTCGGCTGCTGACGGCCCGATGCCGCAGACCCGCGAGCACATCCTGCTGGCCCGTCAGGTTGGCGTTCCCGCGATCGTCGTGTTCCTGAACAAGGTTGACCAGGTTGACGACGCCGAACTTCTGGAACTGGTCGAACTGGAAGTGCGCGAACTTCTGTCGTCCTACGACTTCCCTGGTGACGACATTCCGGTTGTCAAGGGTTCGGCTCTGGCCGCTCTTGAAGATTCGGACAAGAAGATCGGCGAAGACGCGATCCGCGAACTGATGGCGGCTGTTGATGCCTACATCCCGACGCCTGAGCGTCCGATTGACCAGCCGTTCCTGATGCCGATCGAAGACGTGTTCTCGATCTCTGGCCGTGGTACGGTTGTGACGGGCCGCGTTGAGCGTGGTATCGTCAAGGTTGGCGAAGAAGTCGAAATCGTCGGCATCCGCGCGACCTCGAAGACGACGGTTACCGGCGTTGAAATGTTCCGCAAGCTGCTCGATCAGGGCCAGGCAGGCGACAACATCGGCGCCCTGGTTCGCGGTGTGAACCGTGACGGCGTTGAGCGTGGTCAGATCCTGTGCAAGCCCGGTTCGGTTAAGCCGCACAAGAAGTTCATGGCAGAAGCCTACATCCTGACGAAGGAAGAGGGCGGCCGTCATACACCGTTCTTCACTAACTATCGTCCGCAGTTCTACTTCCGCACGACGGACGTGACCGGCATTGTTTCTCTGCCTGAAGGCACGGAAATGGTTATGCCTGGTGACAACGTAACGGTTCAGGTTGAGCTGATCGTTCCGATCGCGATGGAAGAAAAGCTGCGCTTCGCGATCCGCGAAGGCGGCCGTACCGTCGGCGCCGGCATCGTCGCTTCGATCATTGAGTAAGTCGTCTTAATACAGACGAAGAAGCGCGGCATTTAATGCCGCGCTTCTTTATTTCCGGGAATCAGTTGACGAATTGACGGGGACGTTGTATGCCCCCGCCACGAACAAGGAAGAGCGGCGTATCGCTTCTCTTTCCTCTGGCTCTGCTAAGTTTCGCGACCCGGTCTTGGGTCGCACTGGTAGGGCCCCTGATGCAGTAAGGTGACATGGACGTCGAACCGTCCTTGTGATTTTTGACAATACGGGGCCGGCCAGAAATTGGTAATTCACTGTCTTTGCGTGAGCGGGGACGTTTAAGAAAAACGAATAAGGACACGTCGAATGAACGGCCAGAATATCCGTATCCGCCTGAAGGCGTTTGATCACCGGGTTCTCGATGCCTCTACGCGGGAGATCGTTTCTACCGCCAAGCGCACCGGTGCAAGCGTCCGCGGCCCGGTTCCGCTTCCGACCCGTATTGAAAAATTCACCGTCAACCGTTCGCCCCACGTCGACAAGAAGAGCCGCGAACAGTTTGAAATGCGCACGCATAAGCGTCTGCTGGACATCGTTGATCCGACTCCGCAGACCGTCGATGCTTTGATGAAGCTCGACCTGGCTGCTGGCGTAGACGTCGAAATCAAGCTTTAAAAACCAATTCCGGCGAGAGCCGAAATAACAAGGAAGGTACGTGGCAAGACCTGCCAACGACTTCTCGAAACGGGAAACCTGAAAGTCTGGAAGGACTGGAATGGAATCCTTAAACAAAGAGGCGGGCAAGGGCCGTAAGGCGCTTGTTTTACTCTCAAGAGGAATGAACCGATGCGTTCAGGTGTGATTGCACAGAAAGTGGGAATGACCCGGGTCTATAATGACGCCGGCGAGCATGTCCCGGTAACAGTACTACGCTTGGATAACTGCCAGGTCCTGGCTCAGCGGACTGTCGATAAGCACGGCTACACTGCCGTTCAGCTCGGCGCCGGTCAGGCCAAGGTCAAGAATACATCCAAGGCAATGCGCGGCAATTTTGCCGCTGCAAACGTCGAGCCGAAGGCCAAGCTCGTCGAATTCCGCGTTTCCGAAGACAACCTCATCGAGATCGGTGCTGAGTTGAAGGCTGGTCACTTTGCTGCTGGCCAGCTGGTTGACGTTACCGGCACCACGATCGGTAAGGGTTTTGCCGGTGCGATGAAGCGCCATAATTTCGGCGGTCTTCGTGCAACCCACGGCGTGTCCGTTTCGCACCGTTCGCATGGCTCGACTGGTTCCAATCAGGATCCGGGCAAGGTCTGGAAGGGCAAGCGTATGGCCGGTCACATGGGTCAGACCCGCGTCACCACCCAGAATCTGGAAGTCGTTTCGACCGATGAAGATCGCGGTCTGATCCTTGTGAAGGGCGCTGTGCCCGGTTCCAAGGGTTCCTGGATCATCGTGCGCGACGCCGTCAAGTCGGCAGCGAAGTAAGGGAGCCAAACCATGGAACTCAACGTCAAGACCCTCGAGGGGAAGGATGCCGGTACGGTTTCCCTGTCCGACGCCATTTTCGGCCTCGAACCCCGTGAAGATATCATTGCGCGCATGGTGCGTTGGCAGCTTGCCAAGAAGCAGCAGGGCACGCACAAGACCAAGACCCGTGCCGAAGTTTCGCGCACCGGTGCCAAGATGTACAAGCAGAAGGGTACGGGCCGCGCTCGTCACCATTCGGCTCGCGCTCCGCAGTTCCGCGGCGGCGGCAAGGCCCACGGCCCGGTCGTTCGTAGCCACGAGCATGATCTTCCCAAGAAGGTTCGCGCTCTCGCCCTGCGTCACGCTCTGTCTGCTAAGTTCAAGGCTGACGAACTGATCATCGTCGATCAGCTGGTTGCTGCCGATGCCAAGACCAAGGCCGCCGTTGGCGTGTTCGAGGCTCTCGGGCTGAAGAACGCACTGGTGATTGGCGGCGTCGAACTCGACGTCAATTTCAAGCTCGCTGCCGCGAACATCCCGAATATCGATGTTCTGCCGGTTCAGGGCATCAACGTTTATGACATTCTGCGTCGCGGTAAGCTCGTGCTTTCCAAGGCTGCGGTTGAAGCTCTGGAGGAGCGGTTCAAATGACTGATCTTCGCCACTACGACGTGATCGTATCTCCATCGATCACTGAAAAGTCCACGCTGGTTTCCGATTTTAACCAGGTGGTCTTCAATGTCGCCCGGACTGCTTCCAAGCCTGAAATCAAGGCTGCCGTCGAAGCACTGTTCGGTGTCAAGGTCACAGCTGTGAATACGCTGCTCCGCAAGGGCAAGACTAAGCGTTTCCGCGGCTTCGCCGGTAAGCAGAAGGATGTGAAGAAGGCGATCGTTACGCTCGCCGAGGGTCAGTCCATCGACGTCTCCACCGGTCTCTGAGGAACAGAAAAATGGCATTGAAAAATTTCAATCCGACAACCCCGAGCCAGCGTCAGCTGGTCATCGTTGACCGGTCGGGCCTTTACAAGGGCAAGCCTGTCAAGTCGCTGACCGAGGGTCTGTCTTCGAAGGGCGGTCGCAACAATCTCGGTCGCATCACCGTTCGCTTTCAGGGCGGCGGTCACAAGCGTACTTATCGTCTGGTGGACTTCAAGCGTCGGAAGTTCGACGTAGAAGGCACAGTCGAGCGTCTGGAATACGACCCCAACCGTACGGCGTTTATTGCGCTGATCACCTATGCCGATGGCGAGCAGGCCTATATCCTGGCTCCGCAGCGTTTGGCAGCCGGTGACAAGGTGATCGCATCGGACAAGGCTGTCGACGTCAAGCCCGGCAACGCTATGCCGCTGCAATACGTCCCAGTCGGCTCCATCGTGCATAATGTCGAGCTGAAGCCCGGCAAGGGCGGTCAGGTTGCCCGTTCCGCTGGTGCCTACGTTCAGCTGGTCGGCCGCGATGCCGGCATGGCTATCCTGCGCCTCAGCTCGGGTGAACAGCGCCTGGTGCATGGCACTTGCCTTGCAACGGTCGGCGCCGTGTCGAACTCCGACCACGGCAACATCAATGACGGCAAGGCTGGTCGTTCGCGTTGGCGCGGCAAGCGCCCGCACGTTCGCGGCGTCGTCATGAACCCAGTCGACCACCCGCACGGCGGTGGTGAAGGCCGCACCTCCGGTGGCCGTCATCCGGTTTCCCCTTGGGGTAAGCCGACCAAGGGCAAGCGTACGCGGTCGAACAAGTCCACGGACAAGTTCATCATGCGTTCCCGCCACCAGAAGAAGAAGTAAGAGAGGTAGTCAGAGATGGCTCGTTCAGTATGGAAAGGCCCCTTCGTTGACGGCTACCTTCTTAAGAAGGCTGAAAAAGTTCGCGAGAGCGGTCGTAGCGAAGTGATCAAGATGTGGACCCGTCGGTCCACGATCTTGCCTCAGTTTGTCGGTTTGACGTTCGGCGTCTATAACGGCAGCAAGCATATCCCGGTCAGCGTCAACGAAGACATGGTTGGCCATAAATTCGGTGAATTCGCTCCGACCCGGACCTATTACGGTCACGGTGCGGACAAGAAAGCGAAGAGGAAGTAACGATGGGCAAGGCAAAAGCCGAACGCCGGCTGAAGGATAACGAGGCGCAGGCCGTTGCGCGCACGCTCCGCGTCAGCCCTCAGAAGCTCAACCTGGTTGCAGCTTTGATCCGTGGCAAGAAGGTCGACCGCGCTCTGGCCGACCTGACATTCTCGCGCAAGCGCATTGCAGATACAGTGAAGAAGACACTGGAATCGGCTATTGCAAACGCCGAGAACAACCACGACCTCGACGTCGATCAGTTGATCGTCGCCGAAGCCTATGTTGGTAAATCGATCACCATGAAGCGTTTCCACGCTCGTGGCCGTGGCCGCGCATCGCGCATTGAAAAGCCATTCTCGCATCTGACGATTGTCGTGCGCGAAGTCGAAGCCAAAGGGGAGGCCGCATAATGGGTCAGAAAATCAATCCAATCGGTTTCCGCCTGGGCATTAACAGGACTTGGGATAGCCGTTGGTTCGCCGACAACGCCGAATATGGCAAGCTTCTTCATGAAGACCTGAAGATCCGCGCCTATTTGATGGATGAGCTGAAGCAGGCCGGTATCGCCAAGGTGGTTATCGAGCGTCCGCACAAGAAGTGCCGCGTCACGATCCACTCGGCCCGTCCCGGTCTGATCATCGGCAAGAAGGGTGCAGACATCGAAAAGCTTCGCAAGAAGCTTTCCGAAATGACCAATTCCGAAACGCACCTCAACATTGTTGAAGTGCGCAAGCCGGAAGTCGATGCTACGCTGGTCGCTCAGTCGATCGCCCAGCAGCTCGAGCGCCGTATCGCGTTCCGTCGTGCCATGAAGCGCGCCGTACAGTCCGCCATGCGTCTGGGTGCCGAAGGCATCAAGATCACTTGCGCTGGCCGTCTCGGTGGTGCCGAAATCGCCCGTACAGAATGGTACCGCGAAGGTCGCGTGCCGCTTCATACGCTGCGTGCCGATATCGATTACGGTGTAGCGGAAGCTACGACCGCTTATGGTATTTGCGGCATCAAGGTCTGGATCTTCAAGGGCGAAATCCTTGAGCACGATCCAATGG
It encodes the following:
- a CDS encoding NUDIX hydrolase → MTGHVIEKVLVYATHRDRLLVFDEPDFPHILPQVPGGTIEHGESPSAAACREFEEETGFACPSPPRFLTSVDYRDIRDGVSIHHKRHFFHLPLLHTHYPQSWIHSETKPHGGGDPVQFSFFWLTRDEASHRLGYEHGAALSLLP
- the rpsL gene encoding 30S ribosomal protein S12, which gives rise to MPTVNQLIRKPRQAQVKRNKVPALQENPQKRGVCTRVYTTTPKKPNSALRKVAKIRLTNGFEVIGYIPGEGHNLQEHSVVMIRGGRVKDLPGVRYHIIRGVLDTQGVKNRKQRRSKYGAKRPK
- the rpsG gene encoding 30S ribosomal protein S7, which translates into the protein MSRRHKAEKREINPDPKFGDLVVTKFMNAIMLHGKKSVAESIVYGAFDVVEAKSKAEPIAIFHQALENVAPHVEVRSRRVGGATYQVPVDVRPERRQALAIRWLIIAARKRNETTMVDRLSGELLDASNNRGSAVKKREDTHKMADANRAFSHYRW
- the fusA gene encoding elongation factor G, which encodes MAREYKIEDYRNFGIMAHIDAGKTTTTERILYYTGKSHKIGEVHDGAATMDWMEQEQERGITITSAATTTYWKGRDGKMRRFNIIDTPGHVDFTIEVERSLRVLDGAIALLDANAGVEPQTETVWRQAEKYNVPRMIFCNKMDKTGADFYRSVEMIKTRLGATAVVMQLPIGAETEFKGVVDLIEMNALVWRDESLGAAWDVVEIPDDLKEKAVEYREKLIETVVEIDEQAMEDYLNGIMPDNDKIRALVRQGTIEVKFHPMFCGTAFKNKGVQPLLDAVCEYLPSPLDIPAIKGIDVKTDAEIERHPDDAEPLSMLAFKIMNDPFVGSLTFCRIYSGKLEKGASVMNTVKEKRERVGRMLQMHSNSREDIEEAFAGDIVALAGLKESTTGDTLCDPLNQVILERMEFPEPVIQIAIEPKTKGDQEKMGLALNRLAAEDPSFRVKTDQESGQTIIAGMGELHLDIIVDRMRREFKVEATVGAPQVAYRETITRQHEEDYTHKKQSGGTGQFARVKIIFEPNPEGDEFKFDSKIVGGSVPKEYIPGVQKGIESVLSSGPLAGFPMLGVKATLIDGAYHDVDSSVLAFEIASRACFREAAKKAGAQLLEPMMKVEVVTPEDYVGDVIGDLNSRRGQIQGQESRGIAVVINAHVPLANMFKYVDNLRSMSQGRAQYSMVFDHYSPVPSNVAAEIQAKYSGQK
- the tuf gene encoding elongation factor Tu, translating into MAKSKFERNKPHVNIGTIGHVDHGKTSLTAAITKYFGEFKAYDQIDAAPEEKARGITISTAHVEYETPARHYAHVDCPGHADYVKNMITGAAQMDGAILVCSAADGPMPQTREHILLARQVGVPAIVVFLNKVDQVDDAELLELVELEVRELLSSYDFPGDDIPVVKGSALAALEDSDKKIGEDAIRELMAAVDAYIPTPERPIDQPFLMPIEDVFSISGRGTVVTGRVERGIVKVGEEVEIVGIRATSKTTVTGVEMFRKLLDQGQAGDNIGALVRGVNRDGVERGQILCKPGSVKPHKKFMAEAYILTKEEGGRHTPFFTNYRPQFYFRTTDVTGIVSLPEGTEMVMPGDNVTVQVELIVPIAMEEKLRFAIREGGRTVGAGIVASIIE
- the rpsJ gene encoding 30S ribosomal protein S10 produces the protein MNGQNIRIRLKAFDHRVLDASTREIVSTAKRTGASVRGPVPLPTRIEKFTVNRSPHVDKKSREQFEMRTHKRLLDIVDPTPQTVDALMKLDLAAGVDVEIKL
- the rplC gene encoding 50S ribosomal protein L3; protein product: MRSGVIAQKVGMTRVYNDAGEHVPVTVLRLDNCQVLAQRTVDKHGYTAVQLGAGQAKVKNTSKAMRGNFAAANVEPKAKLVEFRVSEDNLIEIGAELKAGHFAAGQLVDVTGTTIGKGFAGAMKRHNFGGLRATHGVSVSHRSHGSTGSNQDPGKVWKGKRMAGHMGQTRVTTQNLEVVSTDEDRGLILVKGAVPGSKGSWIIVRDAVKSAAK
- the rplD gene encoding 50S ribosomal protein L4; translated protein: MELNVKTLEGKDAGTVSLSDAIFGLEPREDIIARMVRWQLAKKQQGTHKTKTRAEVSRTGAKMYKQKGTGRARHHSARAPQFRGGGKAHGPVVRSHEHDLPKKVRALALRHALSAKFKADELIIVDQLVAADAKTKAAVGVFEALGLKNALVIGGVELDVNFKLAAANIPNIDVLPVQGINVYDILRRGKLVLSKAAVEALEERFK
- a CDS encoding 50S ribosomal protein L23, producing MTDLRHYDVIVSPSITEKSTLVSDFNQVVFNVARTASKPEIKAAVEALFGVKVTAVNTLLRKGKTKRFRGFAGKQKDVKKAIVTLAEGQSIDVSTGL
- the rplB gene encoding 50S ribosomal protein L2; translated protein: MALKNFNPTTPSQRQLVIVDRSGLYKGKPVKSLTEGLSSKGGRNNLGRITVRFQGGGHKRTYRLVDFKRRKFDVEGTVERLEYDPNRTAFIALITYADGEQAYILAPQRLAAGDKVIASDKAVDVKPGNAMPLQYVPVGSIVHNVELKPGKGGQVARSAGAYVQLVGRDAGMAILRLSSGEQRLVHGTCLATVGAVSNSDHGNINDGKAGRSRWRGKRPHVRGVVMNPVDHPHGGGEGRTSGGRHPVSPWGKPTKGKRTRSNKSTDKFIMRSRHQKKK
- the rpsS gene encoding 30S ribosomal protein S19, with the translated sequence MARSVWKGPFVDGYLLKKAEKVRESGRSEVIKMWTRRSTILPQFVGLTFGVYNGSKHIPVSVNEDMVGHKFGEFAPTRTYYGHGADKKAKRK
- the rplV gene encoding 50S ribosomal protein L22 yields the protein MGKAKAERRLKDNEAQAVARTLRVSPQKLNLVAALIRGKKVDRALADLTFSRKRIADTVKKTLESAIANAENNHDLDVDQLIVAEAYVGKSITMKRFHARGRGRASRIEKPFSHLTIVVREVEAKGEAA
- the rpsC gene encoding 30S ribosomal protein S3, yielding MGQKINPIGFRLGINRTWDSRWFADNAEYGKLLHEDLKIRAYLMDELKQAGIAKVVIERPHKKCRVTIHSARPGLIIGKKGADIEKLRKKLSEMTNSETHLNIVEVRKPEVDATLVAQSIAQQLERRIAFRRAMKRAVQSAMRLGAEGIKITCAGRLGGAEIARTEWYREGRVPLHTLRADIDYGVAEATTAYGICGIKVWIFKGEILEHDPMASERRALESDAQGGNNNNRRRENA